The proteins below are encoded in one region of Aulosira sp. FACHB-615:
- a CDS encoding type II toxin-antitoxin system Phd/YefM family antitoxin: MKQITLAELPETVQNLINQAQKTGEPLTIIQNGVPFAIISPIQKKSLLQTLSTLEPLDEDFADVDEGLLPLEGV; encoded by the coding sequence ATGAAACAAATTACCCTTGCAGAACTTCCCGAAACTGTCCAAAACCTAATTAACCAAGCTCAAAAAACAGGCGAACCCCTCACTATCATCCAAAATGGTGTCCCCTTCGCCATCATATCCCCCATTCAGAAAAAATCACTCCTGCAAACACTTTCTACCCTTGAACCATTGGACGAAGACTTTGCCGACGTGGACGAAGGATTATTGCCCTTAGAGGGTGTTTGA
- a CDS encoding DUF4351 domain-containing protein → MAYIYFTCDCTFTPGWGEELLNFSEVAELEAWLNQQKV, encoded by the coding sequence TTGGCGTACATCTATTTTACCTGTGACTGTACTTTTACCCCTGGATGGGGAGAAGAGTTGTTAAATTTCTCAGAAGTGGCTGAACTCGAAGCTTGGCTAAATCAACAAAAAGTATAA
- the cas1 gene encoding CRISPR-associated endonuclease Cas1 — protein sequence MSTIYITEQDVSFQIQHQYLKVFSQQNQRICIPIRNINQFIIFGNISLPKEVIKLVTSYQIPVLYLTQTGEYLGRLENPSQTRAKYFSYQRRHASKTEFNRAIAESIIWAKLHNQHTLLQNWNRHYANYTTQRALNYLMLLMDNLSVAPGIEELQEYSEEADNIYYCALTSLLSFYNSSPYINRKRISGLIDLGNQLLHQYIYTLLNTVGLDPNYAILHHKEHDELPLAWDFTAEFRALMVDDLVLNFIRNLANTNGNGNGNGKNHSHKLLQKFLQHWEGKLRTFVLHPYGGEISYRQCLDLQVREYLASLLGDVEFYRPLALKFHPANSDFINTTKPPTVPLKLVKQ from the coding sequence ATGTCTACCATTTACATCACAGAACAAGACGTATCATTCCAAATTCAACACCAATATTTAAAGGTGTTTTCTCAACAAAATCAACGCATCTGTATTCCAATTCGGAATATCAATCAGTTCATCATTTTTGGGAATATCAGTTTACCAAAAGAAGTAATTAAACTTGTTACTTCATATCAGATTCCCGTCTTATATCTAACCCAAACTGGTGAATATTTAGGCAGACTAGAAAATCCGTCCCAAACACGAGCTAAATATTTCAGCTACCAGCGTAGACACGCAAGCAAGACTGAATTTAACCGCGCTATAGCAGAAAGTATTATCTGGGCAAAACTGCACAATCAGCATACTCTTTTGCAAAACTGGAATCGTCACTATGCTAATTACACAACCCAAAGAGCATTAAATTATCTAATGCTCTTGATGGATAATTTATCAGTAGCACCAGGAATCGAAGAACTACAGGAATACAGCGAAGAAGCTGATAATATTTATTACTGTGCTTTGACTTCTTTACTCAGCTTCTACAATAGTTCTCCATATATCAATAGAAAGCGTATTAGTGGACTCATCGATTTAGGCAACCAACTGCTACACCAATATATTTACACGCTGCTAAATACAGTAGGACTCGACCCCAACTATGCAATCTTACACCACAAAGAGCATGATGAACTACCTTTAGCATGGGACTTCACCGCAGAATTTCGCGCACTGATGGTTGATGACTTGGTGCTAAATTTTATCCGAAATTTAGCTAATACTAATGGTAATGGTAATGGTAACGGGAAAAACCACTCTCACAAACTTCTGCAAAAGTTTCTCCAACATTGGGAAGGAAAACTACGCACTTTTGTACTACATCCTTATGGTGGAGAAATAAGTTATCGCCAATGTCTTGATTTACAGGTGCGAGAATATCTTGCATCTTTACTGGGAGATGTAGAATTTTATCGTCCCTTGGCGTTGAAGTTTCATCCTGCAAATTCTGATTTCATCAACACTACTAAACCGCCAACTGTTCCTCTAAAGCTGGTGAAACAATAA